In Stomoxys calcitrans chromosome 2, idStoCalc2.1, whole genome shotgun sequence, the following proteins share a genomic window:
- the LOC106081592 gene encoding protein crumbs isoform X7, producing MPSLILKPSSFSALLDLQQQKNYHYHNQHLHCNQSQPRGEKQRRTTITKQISATSEPTKTNLAMSATNIHTTTTTNTATTIKYASANHEQNDSQLGATTNNIYSTNNKNNYSSTRSYRSLTTTATTLPWLCCVLMFLLLSMESPFVAATSKEAYFNGSAYLRLLSPMPIWDHSAISFRSCRGGEILAQQYNKNSIVISVINDFLQISLAGPAVIGPNNRVDVKYSYHLLDNRWHTLQFKYEYGNLLLFIDRESRLFANSTYNSQFLTNQDIGNEAAILILGNSFTGCLQDGPGLQFINDSMTVQNAVFGPCPLGSGPCSDHDIPLRNQDFCANDPCMGYGQCISHADGYECRCTARYSGKNCQMDNGSPCDRNPCSNGGTCFEDSRGDYQCICNPNHTGKHCETEININPLCQINPCLNNGACVVAAGSNSIECECPKGYTGSHCEIDMDDCASQPCQNNGKCVDKVNGFFCDCTNTGFLGPLCQTNIDECDMKPCRNGGKCFDTNGWYICQCMEGWAGEVCEKPISCKTQQCLNGGTCIDKQIGMHCLCPPGFSGELCQQGPPPCPQCPIDSECVAGKCVCKPGTSGFNCEQPTTDVTSSIAAVGTGCKCLNGGTCSLNGTHCYCPTGYSGDRCEKLEPCTLNNCQEPMICAQNKCICPQDKVCTQCASQPCRNGGMCSDLPNGDYECKCPAGWTGRNCVKDVDECAISPKICGNGICKNEEGSYKCYCTPGFTGIHCDSDVDECLSHPCQNGATCHNKLFFFKYGKHRILRQINAYKCVCPAGYKGLNCEIDIDECASNPCFNGSTCIDLINNFTCSCIPGMTGRFCEIDIDDCISGPCQHNGICIDELGGFHCNCSSTGYEGRYCESNIDECATNQCTNGAECIDQVNDYFCKCFPGFRGKNCDIDINECESNPCQFNGICLERSNMTLYALSQTMDLPSVFSQPFSFQNASGYECVCVPGIVGKNCETNINECENNRCGKHGTCNDGIGTYTCECDPGFEGTYCEINIDECDRYSPCGDHGTCIDQVNDYECDCDAMYGGKNCSVPLIGCLSAPCSNGGICKPYLVNETEHLFNCSCQHGFQGYTCEKTTTISMVVSSLITVKTQREEGYDINLQFRTTLPNGVLAFGTSGGQNEPVSYILELINGRLNLHSSLLNKWEGVFIGSNLNDSNWHKVFVAINTSHLVLSANDEQAIFPVGSYETSNGSQQPSFPLTYLGGTIPNLKSYLRHLTHRPSSFVGCMQDIVVNGKWIFPEEQGLDNDTKLTHIQSGCPRTEQCNPNPCHSNGKCTDLWHTFACTCQRPHFGYTCIYNITAATFGHENTTHSAVIVETNDVARRAIRSVLDISMFIRTRQPTGQVFYLGSDPRKGKGADAGSSYVAAKLQGGELLVRMQFNGTPEAYTVGGNKLDNGYNHLIEVVRNQTLVQVKLNDTEYFRKTLSSTGLLDAQVLYLGGPAPTTPPTEAPIVAGSEVGTTEYATIKPEDYFKGIIQDVKVSNGSHTMIVELYPLEEEDLALPPSFGTITIDRTSVLKGEVSDDLCRKNPCRHNAECRNTWNDYICKCPNGYKGKDCQEIEFCQLVTCPGNSICQNLDDGGYECLTNITFRGNEKAPLSFSFYKEPHLAEETKPKLKPVIEIAYRTRAGGTLLYLENQDSFFEIGVNQGQVTVTWKFNQDPLGDTKRFSKDNSDGIEWSRIFLRAQNGKLEGGWKGWESMVDPSPSFSADIDIHAFEELISSGAQVYLGGMPTESHQSRGTLSSQQGSQFKGCLGEARVGDLLLPYFTNDEMYPRTENVSVQPSVQFRLNSTRPDEGCILCFKSDCKNGGFCSSPSESYACTCQAGYDGNDCSNDIDECATAMCENNSTCIDKVADFFCSCLPGYDGRFCENNIDECLDEPCHNGGNCTDLIAAFKCDCTDDYAGPQCDILKQVTCDNNPCKNGSTCQDKFNSQTGNNFTCTCMQGYEGPLCDTPFCEVKPCEHGGLCIISESRTPICQCSLGYTGPLCESDINECESNPCFNDGICTDLVGGYSCNCTETGFEGDNCEIDIDECAMSVEYCGGLGRCINLPGTFKCICQDSFCGAYCNFTDPCKQSDVQLCMNGGTCQEACGDEADYTCNCTDGYTGKNCTVLITAKEEPSTADIAIIVIPVVVVLLLVCAGLLVTFLVMARNKRATRGTYSPSAQEYCNPRLEMDNVLKPPPEERLI from the exons AATCGCCTTTTGTTGCGGCCACTTCCAAAGAAGCTTATTTCAATGGATCAGCATACCTGCGTTTGTTATCTCCAATGCCTATATGGGATCATTCGGCCATCAGTTTTCGCTCTTGTCGAG GTGGTGAAATTTTGGCCCAGCAATACAATAAGAATTCGATTGTCATCTCTGTGATAAATGATTTCCTGCAAATCTCTCTGGCCGGTCCGGCGGTGATAGGACCCAACAATCGAGTGGACGTCAAGTACTCATACCATTTGCTGGACAACAGATGGCATACGCTACAATTCAAATATGAATATGGCAATTTACTCCTGTTCATCGACCGCGAGTCCAGACTGTTTG CTAATTCCACCTATAACAGTCAGTTCCTCACCAACCAGGATATAGGCAATGAGGCTGCCATCTTAATTTTGGGCAACTCATTTACGGGCTGTTTGCAAGATGGACCTGGTCTGCAGTTCATCAATGACTCCATGACGGTACAGAATGCTGTGTTCGGTCCGTGCCCCTTGGGCAGTGGCCCCTGTTCAGATCATGACATTCCGCTGAGGAATCAAGACTTTTGCGCCAACGACCCCTGCATGGGCTATGGCCAGTGCATTTCCCATGCCGATGGATATGAGTGTCGCTGCACTGCCCGGTATTCGGGGAAAAATTGTCAAATGGATAATGGTTCGCCTTGCGATCGCAATCCTTGCTCAAATGGCGGCACCTGCTTCGAAGACAGCCGCGGAGACTACCAatgcatttgcaatcccaatcaCACTGGGAAACACTGTGAGACTGAAATAAATATTAACCCCCTGTGCCAGATCAATCCGTGTCTTAACAATGGTGCCTGTGTGGTGGCTGCTGGCAGCAACTCCATTGAGTGTGAGTGCCCCAAGGGGTATACAGGCAGTCATTGCGAAATCGACATGGACGATTGTGCCTCCCAACCGTGCCAAAACAATGGAAAATGTGTGGATAAGGTCAATGGATTTTTCTGCGATTGCACCAACACCGGATTCCTGGGACCGCTGTGCCAAACAAACATCGACGAATGCGATATGAAGCCCTGCCGTAATGGCGGCAAATGCTTCGACACCAATGGCTGGTACATCTGCCAATGTATGGAGGGCTGGGCCGGGGAGGTCTGCGAAAAGCCCATCAGTTGCAAGACCCAGCAGTGTCTAAACGGCGGCACCTGCATCGACAAGCAAATTGGTATGCACTGTCTGTGTCCCCCAGGCTTTTCTGGAGAACTCTGCCAACAAGGACCGCCGCCCTGTCCTCAGTGTCCCATCGATTCGGAATGTGTAGCAGGGAAATGCGTCTGCAAGCCAGGAACCTCAG GTTTCAATTGTGAGCAGCCCACCACGGATGTGACCTCCAGTATAGCTGCTGTGGGAACTGGCTGCAAATGTCTGAATGGTGGCACCTGCTCGTTGAATGGCACCCACTGTTATTGTCCCACCGGCTACTCGGGCGATCGATGTGAGAAACTAGAACCTTGTACCCTAAACAATTGCCAAGAACCCATGATTTGTGCTCAGAACAAGTGCATATGTCCCCAGGACAAGGTGTGTACTCAGTGTGCCTCTCAGCCTTGTCGCAATGGCGGCATGTGCTCGGATCTTCCCAACGGCGACTACGAGTGCAAGTGCCCCGCTGGCTGGACGGGTCGCAATTGTGTGAAGGACGTCGACGAATGTGCCATATCGCCCAAAATTTGTGGCAATGGCATCTGTAAGAACGAAGAGGGATCCTACAAATGCTATTGTACGCCCGGTTTCACAGGAATCCATTGCGATTCCGATGTGGATGAGTGTTTGAGTCACCCCTGCCAGAATGGAGCAACGTGTCACAATAAG ctgtttttctttaaatatggAAAGCATCGGATTTTAAGACAA ATCAATGCTTACAAATGCGTTTGCCCTGCCGGTTACAAGGGTCTTAACTGCGAAATCGACATTGATGAGTGCGCAAGTAATCCGTGTTTCAATGGTTCCACTTGCATAGATTTGATCAACAATTTCACCTGCTCCTGCATACCCGGAATGACGGGGCGCTTTTGTGAAATCGACATCGACGATTGCATATCGGGACCATGTCAGCACAATGGCATTTGCATCGACGAATTGGGTGGCTTCCATTGCAATTGCAGCTCGACCGGATACGAGGGAAGATATTGCGAATCGAACATAGACGAGTGCGCCACTAACCAATGCACCAATGGTGCCGAGTGCATAGACCAAGTCAATGATTACTTCTGCAAATGCTTCCCCGGGTTTCGAGGCAAAAACTGTGACATTGATATTAACGAGTGCGAAAGTAATCCGTGTCAGTTCAACGGCATTTGCCTGGAGCGTTCCAACATGACATTATACGCCTTGAGTCAAACCATGGACTTGCCCAGTGTTTTCAGTCAGCCTTTTAGTTTCCAAAATGCCAGCGG CTATGAATGTGTTTGTGTGCCTGGCATAGTGGGCAAGAATTGTGAAACCAATATCAACGAGTGTGAAAATAATCGTTGCGGCAAGCACGGCACCTGCAATGATGGG ATTGGCACCTATACATGCGAATGTGATCCCGGATTTGAGGGTACCTATTGCGAAATCAACATCGACGAATGTGACCGCTATAGTCCATGTGGCGATCACGGCACTTGCATTGATCAAGTCAACGACTACGAGTGCGATTGTGATGCCATGTATGGGGGCAAGAATTGCTCGGTCCCTTTGATAGGCTGCTTGAGCGCACCCTGTTCGAATGGTGGCATCtgcaaaccatatttggttaacGAAACCGAGCATCTCTTCAACTGTTCCTGCCAACATGGCTTCCAGGGCTATACCTGTGAGAAGACAACCACCATATCGATGGTAGTCAGCAGCCTAATCACGGTTAAGACGCAACGAGAGGAAGGCTATGACATAAATCTCCAGTTTCGCACCACCTTGCCCAATGGGGTATTGGCCTTTGGAACTTCGGGGGGCCAAAATGAACCGGTCAGCTACATATTGGAGCTCATCAATGGGCGGCTAAACTTGCACTCGTCTCTGCTGAATAAATGGGAAGGGGTTTTCATTGGGTCCAATCTGAATGACAGCAACTGGCATAAGGTGTTTGTGGCCATTAATACCTCGCATTTGGTTCTATCGGCAAATGATGAGCAGGCCATATTCCCCGTAGGCTCCTACGAGACTTCGAATGGCAGTCAGCAGCCCTCATTTCCACTGACCTACTTGGGTGGCACCATTCCCAACTTGAAGTCATACCTAAGACATTTGACCCACCGTCCGTCGAGCTTTGTGGGTTGTATGCAGGACATTGTTGTGAATGGCAAATGGATTTTCCCCGAGGAACAAGGCTTGGATAACGACACCAAGTTAACCCACATACAAAGTGGATGTCCCCGAACCGAGCAATGTAATCCGAACCCCTGTCATTCAAATGGCAAGTGTACAGATCTGTGGCATACTTTTGCCTGTACCTGCCAACGGCCCCATTTCGGATACACTTGCATATACA ATATAACGGCTGCCACCTTTGGCCATGAGAACACCACACACTCCGCCGTTATTGTGGAAACCAATGATGTTGCCCGACGAGCCATTCGGTCAGTGCTAGATATTTCCATGTTCATACGAACAAGGCAACCGACAGGTCAGGTGTTTTATCTGGGCAGTGATCCACGCAAAGGCAAAGGAGCCG ATGCAGGCAGTTCGTATGTGGCTGCAAAACTACAAGGTGGAGAGTTATTGGTCCGCATGCAATTCAATGGAACGCCCGAGGCATACACTGTGGGTGGAAATAAACTGGACAACGGCTATAACCACTTAATTGAAGTAGTGCGAAATCAAACGTTGGTGCAGGTCAAGCTGAATGACACAGAATACTTCCGCAAGACATTGTCTTCGACTGGTCTGTTGGATGCACAAGTCCTGTATTTGGGTGGCCCGGCTCCTACCACACCCCCAACTGAAGCACCTATAGTGGCCGGCAGTGAGGTGGGAACGACGGAATATGCCACCATAAAGCCTGAAGATTACTTCAAGGGTATTATACAAGATGTTAAGGTTAGCAACGGCTCCCACACAATGATTGTGGAGCTATATCCCTTGGAGGAAGAAGATTTAGCCTTGCCACCTTCCTTCGGTACCATAACAATAGATAGAACATCAGTATTAAAGGGAGAAGTTTCCGATGACTTGTGTCGCAAGAATCCTTGCAGGCACAATGCCGAATGCCGCAACACCTGGAATGACTACATATGCAAGTGTCCAAATGGCTATAAGGGCAAGGACTGTCAGGAGATAGAGTTCTGCCAATTGGTGACATGCCCTGGAAACAGTATTTGTCAAAATCTCGATGATGGCGGCTACGAATGTCTAACCAACATCACATTTAGAGGCAACGAAAAGGCTCCGCTCTCCTTCTCGTTTTACAAGGAACCGCATCTGGCGGAGGAAACAAAGCCCAAACTTAAGCCCGTCATTGAAATAGCTTATCGCACTCGTGCAGGCGGCACCCTGCTGTATTTGGAGAACCAAGATAGTTTCTTTGAAATAGGTGTCAACCAAGGCCAAGTAACGGTTACATGGAAGTTCAATCAGGATCCCTTGGGTGATACAAAACGCTTTAGCAAAGACAATTCCGATGGCATTGAATGGAGTCGAATATTTTTGAGGGCTCAAAATGGCAAACTGGAAGGGGGATGGAAGGGCTGGGAAAGTATGGTCGACCCTTCACCCTCCTTCTCGGCGGACATTGATATCCACGCTTTTGAGGAGCTGATATCAAGTGGTGCTCAGGTTTATTTGGGCGGCATGCCCACAGAAAGTCATCAGTCGCGTGGAACTCTATCATCACAACAAGGCTCCCAGTTCAAGGGCTGCCTGGGAGAAGCTCGTGTGGGAGATTTGCTATTGCCCTATTTTACCAATGACGAAATGTATCCCCGAACCGAGAATGTGTCCGTACAACCCAGTGTACAATTTCGTTTGAATTCCACAAGACCCGATGAAGGATGCATTCTTTGTTTCAAGAGTGATTGTAAAAATGGCGGATTCTGCAGCTCTCCCTCCGAAAGCTATGCCTGTACCTGCCAGGCCGGGTACGATGGCAATGACTGCTCGAATGACATTGACGAATGCGCCACAGCGATGTGTGAGAACAACTCCACATGTATTGACAAGGTGGCCGACTTCTTCTGCTCCTGTCTGCCGGGCTACGATGGACGCTTCTGTGAGAACAACATTGACGAGTGCCTAGACGAGCCTTGCCACAATGGGGGCAATTGTACAGACCTTATAGCAGCCTTTAAGTGTGACTGCACAGATGACTATGCTGGACCTCAGTGCGACATTCTAAAGCAGGTCACGTGTGATAATAACCCATGTAAAAATGGATCAACGTGCCAGGATAAATTTA ATTCCCAAACGGGCAATAATTTCACATGTACCTGTATGCAAGGCTATGAGGGGCCTCTGTGTGACACTCCCTTTTGCGAGGTAAAACCATGCGAGCATGGTGGTCTTTGCATTATATCAGAATCAAGG ACCCCCATTTGCCAATGCAGTTTGGGTTACACCGGACCTCTGTGCGAAAGCGACATCAACGAGTGCGAATCGAATCCCTGCTTCAATGATGGCATTTGCACCGATTTGGTTGGCGGCTACTCTTGCAATTGCACTGAGACCGGTTTTGAGGGCGACAACTGCGAAATCGACATCGATGAATGTGCCATGAGCGTAGAGTATTGCGGCGGTCTCGGTAGATGCATCAATCTGCCGGGCACCTTCAAGTGTATATGCCAAGACTCCTTCTGTGGGGCCTACTGCAACTTTACGGACCCCTGTAAACAGTCCGATGTGCAGTTGTGCATGAACGGCGGTACCTGTCAAGAAGCCTGCGGCGATGAAGCAGACTACACTTGCAATTGTACCGACGGCTACACTGGCAAAAATTGCACAGTGCTG ATAACCGCTAAAGAGGAGCCCAGCACAGCGGACATTGCCATTATAGTTATACCCGTTGTTGTGGTCCTGCTGCTCGTCTGTGCCGGTCTACTGGTAACTTTTCTGGTTATGGCACGCAACAAGCGCGCCACCCGGGGCACCTACAGCCCCAGTGCTCAGGAATACTGCAATCCCCGTCTGGAAATGGACAATGTGTTGAAACCCCCACCTGAAGAAAGGCTCATTTAG